cCAAGACTCTGACTGAGATGTACACACACCTTGTGATGTTTTATACCAAACAGAAGAATGAAAAGTATCTTGGGAAAGAAGAGACAGGTCCACACTGGAATAAAGAGAGCATTCTGTCACTGGGAAAACTGGCTTTTCAGCAGCTTGTGAAGGGCAATCTGATTTTCTATGAAGAAGACCTGAAAGAGGCTGGCATTGATGTCAATGAAGCCTCAGTGTACTCAGGATTGTGCACACAGCTCTTTAAAGAGGAATGTGGGCTGTACCAGGACAAGGTGTACTGCTTTGTTCATCTGAGCATTCAGGAGTTTCTGGCTGCTGTATATGTGTTCCTCTCATTCATCAACAACAATGAGAATGTAATGGACAAACTGAGAACGACGTCCAGGAGCTTTTCTGTGAGGATCAAACAAAGGCGTAAAGTTACTTTCTACAAGAGTGCTGTGGATAAAGCTTTACAAAGTGAGACAGGAAACCTGGACCTTTTCCTCCGCTTCCTTCTGGGCCTCTCACTGGAGTCCAATCAGAAGCACTTACGAGGTCTACTAACAATGACAAGAAGTAGCTCACAGAGCCATGAAGAAACAGTCAAGTACATCAAGGAGAAGATCAGGGAGAATCCCTCTCCAGAGAGGAGCATCAATCTGTTCCACTGTCTGAATGAACTGAAGGACCattctctagtggaggagatccaAAGCTACCTGAGATCAGGAAGTCTCTCAAAACCCAACCTGTCACCTGGACAGTGGTCAGCTCTGGTCTTTGTGTTACTGACTTCAGAAAAGGAGCTGGATGTGTTTGACctgaagaaatactccagatcagaggaaggtctTCTGAGGCTGCTGCCAGTGGTCAAAGCCTCCAGAGCTGTTCTGTGAGTAAATAAAATGACATATAAGAACTAATCATCAGGAAGAAATATTCAGTTTAGAGAAAAATATGTATTATAATATGTATAATACAGTGccctgcgaaagtattcggcccccttgaactttgcgaccttttgccacatttcaggcttcaaacataaagatataaaactgtatatttttgtgaagaatcaacaacaagtgggacacaatcatgaagtggaacgacatttattggatatttcaaactttttaacaaatcaaaaactgaaaaattgggcgtgcaaaattattcagcccctttactttcagtgcagcaaactctctccagaagttcagtgaggatctctgaatgatccaatgttgacctaaatgactaatgatgataaatacaatccacctgtgtgtaatcaagtctccgtataaatgcacctgatagtctcagaggtctgttaaaagcacagagagcatcatgaagaacaaggaacacaccaggcaggtccgagatactgttgtgaagaagtttaaagccggatttggatacaaaaagatttcccaagctttaaacatcccaaggagcactgtgcaagcgataatattgaaatggaaggagtatcagaccactgcagaTCTACCAAGACCttgccgtccctctaaactttcagctcatacaagaagaagactgatcagagatgcagccaagaggcccatgatcactctggatgaactgcagagatctacagctgaggtgggagactctgtccataggacaacaatcagtcgtatattgcacaaatctggcctttatggaagagtggcaagaagaaagctatttcttaaagatatccataaaaagtgttgtttaaagtttgccacaagccacctgggagacacatcaaacatgtggaagaaggtgctctggtcagatgaaaccaaaattgaactttttggcaacaatgcaaaacgttatgtttggcgtaaaaagcaacacagctcatcaccctgaacacaccatccccactgtcaaacatggtggtggcagcatcatggtttgggcctgcttttcttcagcagggaagagggttaaaattgatgggaagatggatggagccaaatacaggaccattctggaagaaaacctgatggagtctgcaaaagacctgagactgggacagagatttgtcttccaacaagacaatgatccaaaacataaagcaaaatctacaatggaatggttcaaaaataaacatatccaggtgttagaatggccaagtcaaagtccagacctgaatccaatcgagaatctgtggaaagaactgaaaactgctgttcacaaatgctctccatccaacctcactgagctcgagctgttttgcaaggaggaatgggaaaaaatgtcagtctctcgatgtgcaaaactgatagagacataccccaagcgacttacagctgtaatctcagcaaaaggtggcgctacaaagtattaacttaagggggctgaataattttgcacacccaatttttcagcttttgatttgttaaaaaagtttgaaatatccaataaatgttgttccacttcatgattgtgtcccacttgttgttgattcttcacaaaaaaaatacagttttatatctttatgtttgaagcctgaaatttggcaaaaggtcgcaaagttcaagggggccgaatactttcgcaaggcactgtatattattttGAAAAACATATTGAATAAATTCATTGATTTTCACATCTGTATAACAATATGACCATACAATTCTAGGAGACGGAAGATGAATCTATATGTTGTTTGGGAGAATTAACCAAATGCATCTGCCATTGTCCTTCTACACTACTGGTGTTAAATTAACAGTGTGTTTGTGAAGTCATGATGATCTCTTtgtcaggctgtcaggctgtggagtcacagaggaaggctgtgcttctctggtctcagcgctgaggtcaaacccctcacacctgagagagctggatctgagtaacaatgacctgaaggattcaggagtgaagctgctctctgctggactggggaatccccactgtaaactggagactctgaggtcagtattaTCAGATATGAAAGCATTTGAAAAGTCGTAATTATTCGGTTAtattcacttatagtgtattaaagtagtcatacgtttagtatttggtcccatattccatgCCTGcagtgattacatcaagcttgtgattcTACTAACTTGTTGAATTAATTAGCAGTTTGTCTTGGTTGTGTTTTGGATGTTTTCCTAATAGAaactgaatggtgaataatgtcctgtcattttggagtcacttcacTTGTATTGTCAGTAAGAATAgaagatgtttctgaacacttctacattcatgtggatgctactatGATGATGAATAATCAGGAATGAATCGAGAATAATGATgaatgagaaagttacagaggcacaAAGATCAGACcccctctgttattggtaatggtgagaggttagcatgttttgttgtagcctctgttattggtaatggtgagaggttagcatgttttgttgtagcctctgttattggtaatggtgagaggttagcatgttttgttgtagcctctgttattggtaatgatgagaggttagcatgttttgttgtatcctctgttattggtaatggtgagaggttaacatgttttgttgtagcctctgttattggtaatggtgagaggttagcatgttttgttgtagtctctgttattggtaatggtgagaggttaacatgctttgttgtagtctctgttattggtaatggtgagaggttagcatgttttgttgtagtctctgttattggtaatggtgagaggttaacatgttttgttgtagtctctgttattggtaatggtgagaggttagcatgttttgttgtagtctctgttattggtaatggtgagaggttagcatgctttgttgtagtctctgttattggtaatggtgagaggttagcatgttttgttgtagtctctgttattggtaatggtgagaggttagcatgttttgttgtatcctctgttattggtaatggtgagaggttagcatgttttgttgtatcctctgttattggtaatggtgagaggttagcatgttttgttgtagtctctgttattggtaatggtgagaggttagcatgttttgttgtagtctctgttattggtaatggtgagaggttagcatgctttgttgtagtctctgttattggtaatggtgaggttagcatgttttgttgtagtctctgttatgtaattgagaggttagcatgctttgttgtagtctctgttattggtaatggtgagaggttagcatgttttgttgtagtctctgttattggtaatggtgagaggttagcatgttttgttgtagtctctgttattggtaatggtgagaggttagcatgttttgttgtagtctctgttattggtaatggtgagaggttagcatgttttgttgtagtctctgttattggtaatggtgagaggttagcatgttttgttgtagtctctgttattggtaatggtgagaggttagcatgttttgttgtagtctctgttattggtaatggtgagaggttagcatgttttgttgtagtctctgttattggtaatggtgagaggttagcatgttttgttgtagtctctgttattggtaatggtgagaggttaacatgttttgttgtagtctctgttattggtaatggtgagaggttagcatgttttgttgtagtctctgttattggtcatggtgagaggttagcatgttttgttgtagcctctgtaactttctcactcatttttTTTCATGAATCTTTCATTATTTTTCTTAATCATGGCATCCTCAGGATACATTTATTATTGTTTAGAAACATGTTACTCTCTTAGACAGAAAAGTACTCCACTCATCATCCACCATTTTATTATTGGGcaaaacacaaacaaaaacacaaccaaaacaaactgcaaatgcaaccAACGAGTTTACGACAAAAAAACTAATTTTTTGACTATTTTAATACACTATGTGTGAATTGTTCAGAATACTTAAGACTTCTTCAAATGGGGAGACTAGAAACATAAATTGTTTTAATTTTTAATAGTGAAACACTTGTCTTAAAATAACCTCAAATTAAAGGTGACATTATAAACTGTCAcgtcatatgaaacatttgacctCAAATCCAAAATGTTGGAGAATAGAGCCACATTTTAAATGTTAgcttcactgtctaaatagatatggtgaggactgtatactcaatacaatctaaatcggatacctcactgtctaaatagatatggtgtggactgtatactcaatacaatctaaatctgattcctcactgtctaaatagatatggtgtggactgtatactcaatacaatctaaatctgatacctcactgtctaaatagatatggtgaggactgtatactcaatacaatctaaatctgatacctcactgtctaaatagatatggtgtggactgtatactcaatacaatctaaatctgattcctcactgtctaaatagatatggtgtggactgtatactcaatacaatctaaatctgatacctcactgtctaaatagatatgatgtggactgtatactcaatacaatctaaatctgattcctcactgtctaaatagatatggtgtggactgtatactcaatacaatctaaatctgatacctcactgtctaaatagatatggtgaggactgtatactcaatacaatctaaatctgatacctcactgtctaaatagatatggtgtggactgtatactcaatacaatctaaatcggatacctcactgtctaaatagatatggtgtggactgtatactcaatacaatctaaatctgattcctcactgtctaaatatatatggtgtggactgtatactcaatacaatctaaatctgatacctcactgtctaaatagatatggtgtggactgtatactcaatacaatctaaatctgatacctcactgtgtaaatagatatggtgtggactgtatactcaatacaatctaaatctgattcctcactgtctaaatatatatggtgtggactgtatactcaatacaatctaaatctgataactcactgtctaaatagatatggtgtggactgtatactcaatacaatctaaatctgatacctcactgtctaaatagatatggtgtggactgtatactcaatacaatctaaatctgattcctcactgtctaaatatatatggtgtggactgtatactcaatacaatctaaatctgataactcactgtctaaatagatatggtgtggactgtatactcaatacaatctaaatctgatacctcactgtctaaatagatatggtgtggactgtatactcaatacaatctaaatctgattcctcactgtctgtctTCTGACTGATACTGCTTTTTAAACTGGTCTGGTCAGTCTACGCAAATATTTGTACTTTACATGTTTCTATCCTCAGGTAATGATTTGATCATTTGTCATTTTTTATGATGATACACTATTTTATGAATAGATATGGAAGGTTTCAGGACACTGATATATCTGAATATGTTGAAAAAATATACTGCCACTATTTTCACCACCAAAGAATATCAGTGTGATTTTAAtatgatttgactctttgcaggctgtcaggctgtctagtcacagaggaaggctgtgcttctctggtctcagctctgaggtcaaacccctcacacctgagagagctggacctgagctacaatcacccaggagactcaggagtcagactgctctctgctggactggaggaTCCACACTGCAGACTGGAGAAACTCAAGTATGTAGAGGGTTTATGTCAATGTTCATATCAGACATGTTGGACTTATCAGGCTGGTTAAGACAAGCATTCTTACCAACATTTGGACAAAGTTATATATCcagtgtgtgtcatgtgtgtgtgtgtcctttctgTATACAAagttgtgtgtgttcagtgttcagtgaatctctctcacacactggacacacacgcactggacacacagtggacacacacacacacacacacacacacacacacacacacacactggacacacacactcaaacactggacaaacacacactggacacacacacactggacacacacacactggacacacacacgctggacacacacacgctggacatacacacacactttgtgagagagagagttcaggtttgtccctcaatgactgtctgttcttcTGCTTACCGCTACAGTGTGGAACATGGTGGAGAGAACAGAATGAATCCTGGACTTAGAAAATGTGAGTGTTGACTGATGTGAAGAATATGACTAAGAATAAGTCTTAATTCAAGTTAAGTCAAAGTCAAAGACCACCATCATTACTGACTTGGTCATATTAAATATCAGCTGTAGTTCTACAGAAGCAGAAATCAGGGACACCAAAGTTTACAAAGAGTtgatttgactgtgtgtgtgtgtgtgtgtgtgtgtgtgtgtgtgtgtgtgtgtgtgtgtgtgtgtgtgtgtgtgtgagattaaTGGGATAAGAGTGTTTTATattaccatacagtataacatatgATCATTCAACAAGTCTCAAGTTACCTTAACTTCTCCTTTTGATACCTAGAAACATCTACATTAAATGAATTAGTGAAAAGTGAGTTAACATTCTAATGTGAATGATGATGATTTCTAATATTGTGTCTGGTTTCATCCATCAGATGTCTGTGATCTCACACTGGACCTAAACACAGTAAACAgacgcctctctctgtctgaggagaacagaaaggtgacatggaggagagaggagcagccgTATCCTGATCACCCAGAGAGATTTGAGGACTGTGGACAGGTTCTGTGTAGAGAGGGTCTGACTGGGCGCTGTTACTGGGAGGCAGAGTGGAGTGGGATAGAGGCTGATataggagtgacatataaaggaagcagcaggagaggagagtttAAGGAATGTTGTCTTGGATGCAATGACAAGTCCTGGAGTCTGTTCTGCTCTGACAACAGTTACTCTGCCTGGCACAATAATAAACCCACTACCATAGACGTCCCCTCCTCCAGCTCCCACAGAGTAGGAGTGTATCTGGACTGGCCAGccggcactctgtccttctatagagcctcctctgacacactgacccACCTGATCACATTCACCTCCACATTCACTGAACCCCTCTATCCAGGGTTTTGGGTTTGTTATGCCTCCTCAGTGTCCCTGAAATAATAacatgacacacagacacacacacacacactggactctctcacacacacacacacacacacacacactggactctcacacacacacacacacacacacacacacacacacacacacacacacacacacacacacactggatacacacacacactggactgacacacacacactggactgacacacacagacacacactggacaaacacacacacacacacactggactcacacacactggactcgcacacacacacacacacacacacacacacacacacacacacacacactggactgacacacagacacacactggacacacacacacacacacactggactcacacacacactggcacacacacacacacacacacacacacacacacacacacacacacaacacacacacacacacacacacacacacatacacacacactggacacacacacactgtacacacacacacactggacacacacacacacacactggacacacacacacacacactggacacacacacacactggacacacacacacacacacacacacacacacacactggacacacacacacacacacaaacacacactggacacacacactggacacacacacacacacacacaaacacacactggacacacacacacacacacaggacaaacacacacacacacacacacacacacacacactggacacacacacacactgtacacacacacacactggacacacacacacacacacactggacacacacacacacactggacacacacacacacacactggacacaaacacacacacacacacactggatacacacacacacatacacactggacacacacacacacacactggacacagacacacacacactggacacacacacacacactggacacaaacagactggacacacacacacactagacacacacacatacactggacacaaacagactggacacacacacacacacactggacacaaacagactggacacacacacacacactggacacacacagactggacacacacacacacactggacacacacacacacacactggacacacacacacacacacacacacacacactgtacacacacacacacacacacacacacacacacacacacactggacacacacacacagactggacacacacacacacagactggacacacacacacacactggacacacacacactggacacacacacactggacacacacacacacacacactggacacacacacagactggacacacacacacacactggacacacacacacatacacaggacacacacacacacacacacacacacacacacacacacacacacacacacacacagactggacacacacacacacacagactggacacacacacactggacacacacacacacacacacacacacacacacacacactggacaaacaaacacacacacacacacactggacacatacacatacacacacacactgaacacacacacacacacacacacacacacacacacacacacacacacaggacacacacacacacgaactggacacacacacaaactggacacacacacaaactggacacacacacacgcactggacacacacacacactggacacacacacacacacacacacacactggacacacacacacagactggacacacacacacacac
This DNA window, taken from Oncorhynchus keta strain PuntledgeMale-10-30-2019 unplaced genomic scaffold, Oket_V2 Un_contig_398_pilon_pilon, whole genome shotgun sequence, encodes the following:
- the LOC127924397 gene encoding NLR family CARD domain-containing protein 3-like isoform X2, which produces MLKHKREEMPKTLTEMYTHLVMFYTKQKNEKYLGKEETGPHWNKESILSLGKLAFQQLVKGNLIFYEEDLKEAGIDVNEASVYSGLCTQLFKEECGLYQDKVYCFVHLSIQEFLAAVYVFLSFINNNENVMDKLRTTSRSFSVRIKQRRKVTFYKSAVDKALQSETGNLDLFLRFLLGLSLESNQKHLRGLLTMTRSSSQSHEETVKYIKEKIRENPSPERSINLFHCLNELKDHSLVEEIQSYLRSGSLSKPNLSPGQWSALVFVLLTSEKELDVFDLKKYSRSEEGLLRLLPVVKASRAVLLSGCGVTEEGCASLVSALRSNPSHLRELDLSNNDLKDSGVKLLSAGLGNPHCKLETLRLSGCLVTEEGCASLVSALRSNPSHLRELDLSYNHPGDSGVRLLSAGLEDPHCRLEKLKCL
- the LOC127924397 gene encoding NLR family CARD domain-containing protein 3-like isoform X1, which gives rise to MLKHKREEMPKTLTEMYTHLVMFYTKQKNEKYLGKEETGPHWNKESILSLGKLAFQQLVKGNLIFYEEDLKEAGIDVNEASVYSGLCTQLFKEECGLYQDKVYCFVHLSIQEFLAAVYVFLSFINNNENVMDKLRTTSRSFSVRIKQRRKVTFYKSAVDKALQSETGNLDLFLRFLLGLSLESNQKHLRGLLTMTRSSSQSHEETVKYIKEKIRENPSPERSINLFHCLNELKDHSLVEEIQSYLRSGSLSKPNLSPGQWSALVFVLLTSEKELDVFDLKKYSRSEEGLLRLLPVVKASRAVLLSGCGVTEEGCASLVSALRSNPSHLRELDLSNNDLKDSGVKLLSAGLGNPHCKLETLRLSGCLVTEEGCASLVSALRSNPSHLRELDLSYNHPGDSGVRLLSAGLEDPHCRLEKLNVEHGGENRMNPGLRKYVCDLTLDLNTVNRRLSLSEENRKVTWRREEQPYPDHPERFEDCGQVLCREGLTGRCYWEAEWSGIEADIGVTYKGSSRRGEFKECCLGCNDKSWSLFCSDNSYSAWHNNKPTTIDVPSSSSHRVGVYLDWPAGTLSFYRASSDTLTHLITFTSTFTEPLYPGFWVCYASSVSLK